A region of Heliomicrobium gestii DNA encodes the following proteins:
- a CDS encoding fumarylacetoacetate hydrolase family protein — MKGIRNIYCVGRNFPLHAAELGNAIPERPLIFSKPTHALVLLDGSALHLPGTRGAVHYEAELVLRVDHPYQKGSTADGLIGAMALGIDFTLRDVQAESKRKGQPWLEAKGFPNSAALTPFIPFPGVAALAEADFTLTRNGVEAQRGNVRDMLFNVQQILDFCAASFGIGPGDIIYTGTPAGVGPVTPDDTFHLYWGSRCLGQGVVCLDALE; from the coding sequence ATGAAGGGCATTCGAAATATTTACTGCGTAGGAAGAAATTTCCCTCTCCATGCCGCTGAGTTGGGCAACGCGATTCCCGAGCGGCCGCTGATCTTCTCCAAGCCAACCCATGCGTTGGTCTTGCTCGATGGCAGTGCGCTTCATCTGCCGGGAACAAGAGGCGCCGTTCACTATGAAGCGGAACTGGTTCTTCGGGTGGATCACCCTTACCAAAAAGGGAGCACCGCCGATGGGCTGATCGGCGCGATGGCCCTTGGCATCGATTTTACATTGCGCGATGTGCAGGCCGAGAGCAAACGAAAAGGCCAGCCTTGGCTCGAAGCGAAGGGCTTCCCCAACTCAGCGGCACTGACGCCCTTTATTCCTTTTCCTGGTGTAGCGGCGCTCGCTGAGGCGGATTTCACCCTTACCCGCAATGGTGTGGAGGCGCAACGAGGCAATGTGCGGGACATGCTTTTCAACGTGCAGCAGATCCTAGACTTTTGCGCGGCTTCCTTTGGCATTGGACCGGGAGACATCATCTATACGGGCACGCCGGCTGGCGTGGGACCGGTGACACCGGACGATACCTTTCACCTCTACTGGGGAAGCCGGTGTCTCGGTCAGGGTGTCGTTTGCTTGGATGCCCTCGAGTAG